The Sorangiineae bacterium MSr11954 DNA segment GTACCGCGTCATGCGGTAAAACGTCCGCGCGGCGAAGCTCCGTAATCCGTGAGAAGAGAAGCTCCGTAAGAAGCGAAGACGAGAGAGACGAGAGAAGAACGCGAAAAGATGCGAATCGTAGCGGTGGATACGTCGACGGCGCTCGGCTCGGTGGCGCTCCTCGAAGATGGTGCGGTGGTGTTCGAGTCCGAGCGCCGGCTCTCGAACGCCCACGGCGAATCGCTCCTGCTCGCCATCGACGAAGGCATGAAGCACCTCGGCTGGCGGCCCGGCGACGTCGATCGCTGGGGGGTCGGCATCGGCCCCGGCTCGTTCACGGGCACGCGCATCGGCGTGGCGACCGTCAAAGGGATCGGCCTCGCCACCGGCCGCGAGGTGGTGGCGGTGTCCTCGTTCGAGGCGGTGCACTTTGGCCTCTCGCTCCTGCCGGGCGAGCTCGCCGTGAGCATGCTCCCCGCCATGCACGGCGAGGTCTTCGTCCAAATCGCCGACGACGAACCGATGCACCTCCCGGTCGCCACCGCGGCCGCTACCGTCCTCGAGCGCGTGCACGCGCGCGCCGCCGGCTCGAAGCTCGTCGTGGCCGGCAGCGGAGCGCTCTTGGTTGCCTGGGCAACGAACGAGGGCGTGCGCCTCGTCACCGAAGCGCCCCACGACGTGCCGCGCGCGGCGGCCATCGCCCGCATCGCGGCCGACCGGGCAAAATCCGACGACTCCGCCGAGGTCGAGCCGCTCTACGTGCGCCCGCCGGACATCACGGTGCCGGCGAAACCCGCGCCGGCGACTAAAAGCTCGTCGTAAAGGATCGCTCGGGGCGATCGACCTCGGACGTGAAGACCTGGAGCGCCATGCTGGGGCCCGGGCCCTGGAAGTAGTCGAGGCGAATGCGGTGCGTACCGGCGCTCAGGGTGATGATCTTGGCGCCGCCGGCGGCGCCGTGCAGGCCGTCGTTGTCGATCAGCTTGACGTCGTCGATGTAGAGGTTCGAGCCGTCGTCCGTGCGGAGGCGGAAGCTGTAGGGCGCCGTCTTGGAGACGTTGAAGGTGCCCTCGTAGCGGATGGCGAACCACTCGTTCCTGCCGTTGTCGATGCCGGGGAAGCCCTCGCGGAAATCGCGCTGCGGAATGTCCAAGGTGCGCGTGAAGACCACGCCGACCGGCTTGAGGGTCGAGAGATCCGGGAGGCGCTGGGTGCCCGCCGGCAGGGTGTACACGAAGCCGCGCAGCGCGTCCGAGGTGCTCGACCCGTTGCCGAAGACGTTGGGCGAGGTGATGATCGGCACCGTTTCGCCGCCCGGGAGCGTGTAGCGCGGGGCGCCGGGGTTCGGGGGCGGCGTGGTGGTCCCCGGGTTGTAGTAGCCCGGCATGGGGGCCGCGCGCGGGGCCGAGCCCGGTTGCTGCGGCTCGTTGTACGGGGGAGGCGGGTTGTTGGCCGTGGCTTCGCCCCCGGTGCTTGCCTTGAACGAGGCCTGACATCCCGCAACGGCCACACTCATGAGTGCAGCTCCGAAACCCAAAAGACCGATCTTCATTTCGTATCGCATGAATTCTCCAGAGGGCAGCGTGTCCGTCTCGACCGCGGTTGGACGGGCGAGGGCCGTCTTCGAGTCAACGGGCGCGAATCAGTCGAAGTCCTCGATTTTCCAAAGCCCGTGCTCGCGCACGAGCTGCATCGTTCCTGCTCCGTACGGCATGGTCGCACGATCCCCGGCTTCTTCGATAGAAGCGGCTGGGAGCGCTTGCCGCAGGGCTGCAATCAGCTGGGCCATCTCTTCCTTGTCGTAGCCCTCCCACGCCTGTTTCAGCTTGGCGCTGTCGAGCCCCTCCTTGTGCCCATCGGGCACATAGCGCAGGATCACGTCGTAGCGCTTTCGTTCGAGCGCCCGCACGAAGCCCTGCACCGCGTGACGCGGCGTGTCTTGCGCGTACAAATCGATGGCGTTCGACTCGACCTTCCACTTTCCCTTTTCAAGCACGAGCTCCAGCTCCTGGCCCGACGGGCTCGTCACCACCGCCGTCACGACGGGCGAGGCGGTCGGTCTTTGGAGCGCCCGACCGATTTCGCGCACCTCTTCCGGACTATCCTTGAGCATCCGGCGAAAGGCCTCGGGCGAGATCCCCCGGCGCGCATCGTCGCTCAGCATGCGGTAGGCGTCGTCGGCCCGCCCATCCTCGAGGGCCCGAGCATACGCGCGCAGGGCACTTTCCGGGTCTTCGGCTTGGCCCGCGCCGCAGCCGACCGCGAAGACTGCTCCGGCAGCAACCGCCGCGAGGGCCAACGCAACCACGCGGGGCCGAGGGTGCCGCGTCCGACTTCGAGCAACGAGCCACATCGGCGCCGAGGAGTACCACGGTCGGGGTCGGGTGTCAGCGACTCGCGATCCCGCGCGATTCGCGGTATCACCGCAGTGTGAGCGAATCGCGGTCGGTCGAAGGTGAAATGGTCCCCATCCTCCCGCTGAGGAACAGCGTGGTGTTCCCAGCTAGTGTCGTACCGATCAACGTCGGGCGCGCCCGCAGCGTGCGCCTGGTCGAAGATCTGCTCGGCCAAGAGCGCGCGGTCGTCGGCATCGTGAGCCAGCGCGACGCCGAGGTCGACGAGCCAGCATTCGGAGATCTCTACGACGTCGGCACGGTGGCCCGGGTGGTGAAAGTCATCCGCCTCGGCCCCTCGAACTACTCCGTGGTCCTCCACGGGGTCTCGCGCCTGAAAATCGTATCCCCGCTGGGCCTGGAGCCCTACATGCGGGCGCGCATCCGGCGCATCCCGGAAAATCTGGAGCGCGACGTGGAGCTCGACGCGCTGGGGGCGAGCTTGCGCGAATCCATGCGCGAGGCGCTGGCCCTCATGCCCAACTTGCCCAAGGAGACGGCGGGCATCCTCGACAACGTGCGCGAGAGCGGCGCCCTGGCCGACCTCATCGCCTCGAACCTCACGGCCGAACAGGCCACGGTCGCGGACAAGCAGCGCATCCTGGAGATCTTCGACGCCAAAACGCGCGTTCGGGCGGTGGCCTCCATCGTGGGCAAGCAGCTGGAGCTCCTCCGCGTGCGCCGCGAGATCTCGACCATGGTGGCGGACGAGGGCAAATCGCAGCGCGAGCTCATCTTGCGCCAGCAGATGAAGAGCATCAAACAGGAGCTGGGCGAGGGCGGCGAGGACGACGAGGTCGAGGAGCTCCGCGAGCGCCTCCGCCTGGCGCAGCTCTCGGAAGACGCGCAAAAAATCGCCAAAAAGCAGCTCTCGCGCCTCTCGGGCATGCAGCAGCAGTCGGCCGAATACAACGTGACCCGCAGCTACCTGGAGTGGCTGGCCGATATGCCCTGGGCCAAGACCACGCACGACAAGCTGGACGTGGCCGACGTGCGCCGCTGTCTGGACGAGGACCATTTCGGCCTGGAGAAGGTCAAAAAGCGCATCGTCGAGTACATCGCCGTGCGCAAGCTCCGGGCGGACAAGAAGGGCCCCATCCTGTGCTTCATCGGCCCCCCCGGCGTCGGCAAGACCTCGCTCGGCCGCTCGATCGCGCGCTCGATGGGCCGCCGCTACCACCGCATCGCCCTGGGCGGCGTCCGCGACGAGGCCGAAATCCGCGGCCACCGCCGCACCTATGTGGGCGCGCTCCCCGGCCGCATCGTGCAAGGCCTGAAGAAGGTCGGCGTCAAAAACCCGGTGTTCGTGCTGGACGAGGTGGACAAGCTGGGCGTCGACATGATGGGCGACCCGGCGGCCGCGCTGCTCGAGGTGCTCGATCCGGCGCAAAATTCGACGTTCCAAGACCACTACTTGGACACGCCCTTCGACCTGTCGCAGATCACCTTCCTGGCCACGGCCAACAACCCCGAGACGATCCCGGCGCCGCTCTGGGACCGCCTGGAGGTCATCGAGGTGCCGGGCTACACGCGCATGGAAAAGCGCAGCATCGCGCGCGAGTTCTTGTGCCCGAAGCAGCTCTCCGCGCACGGCCTCACCCCCGAGCGCCTGGAGTTCACGGAGGAGGGCATCGAAACGGTGGTCGACAACTACACGCGCGAGGCGGGGGTGCGCGGGCTCGAGCGCGAAATCGGGTCGGTCTGCCGCCATGTGGCCATGCGCCTGGCCGAGGGCGAAGACGTGCACGAGCGCGCCACCACCGAAATGGTCGAAAAGGTGCTGGGCGCGCCCCGCTACTCGCGCGAAACCGCCGAAGACCAGCTGGTGCCCGGCGTGGCGACCGGCCTTGCGTGGACCCCGTCGGGCGGCGATGTGCTCTTCATCGAGGCCACGCGGATGCCGGGCAAGGGGCAGGTGGTGGTCACCGGCAACTTGAAGGCGGTGATGCAAGAATCGGCGACCGCCGCGGTCACCTTCGTGCGCAGCAAGGCGTCTTCCTTGGGGCTCGAGGCGGAGTTCTTGCGCTCGATCGATTTGCACCTGCACATCCCGAAGGGCGGAACGCCGAAGGATGGTCCGAGCGCGGGCATCACCATGTTCTCCGCGGTGGCGTCGTTGCTCCTGCACTGCCCGGTGAAGCGCGAGGTGGCCATGACGGGCGAGCTCACCTTGCGCGGCAACGTGCTTCCGGTGGGTGGCATCAAGGAGAAGCTCCTGGCCGCGCACCGTGCGGGCATGAAGGAGGTGCTCATCCCCGCCCGCAACGAGCGCGATCTCGATGACGTGCCCAAAGACGTGCTCTCCGAGCTGCATATCCACTTGATTAAGCGGGTGGACGAGATCCTCCCGCTGGTCCTCGAGCCACCGGTGAGCGCACCGCCCGACACGCCGAGCACCCCGCCGCCTGCGCCCGATGCCGATGGGGACGATGGCGTCAACGCGGCATAGGAGACGCGCCATCCCGTGATGGTGCCGCTCTGGCGATCGCGTTCCCAGCGCATCGCAGCGGCCGTGACCCTGGGGCTCATGCTGGCCGTGGGGTTTCTGCCGCTGTTCGGCGGGCCAGGGTACGAACATGCGCTGGCGAGCGGGTTGATCGTGCCCGGCGTGGCCGCTGTTGCGACGGCGCTCGAGCTCTCGCGGGGGCGGGGGCTGGCGCCCGTGGTGGGGGTCTTGCGGGGGGCGGGGAGTGGGCTTTTGCTCGCCGGTGTTGCCTGGGTGACCGCCTTGGTCCACGGGCTGCGGGTCGGGTTTTGCGACGCGTACCATGGCGCGCTGGGGTTCTTGCTGACCGCCGTGCCGGGGTGCTTGCTGGGCGGGATTTGGGGGGCGTGTGTTGCGGAGGTGGCGCGGCGCGGGTCGGGGCGCCGGCGCGTGCTCTTGGCGATCGCATTGGGCGTGGGCGGGCCGCTCGCGAGTGCGGGGGTGAGCGTGTGGCGCTTTTACAGCTCGCCGATGGTCTTCGCGTTCGATCCGTTCGTCGGGTACTTCAGCGGCACCTTGTACGATACGGTGATCGACGCGGGGGCGCCGCTTCTGACGTATCGGTTGGGGACGGCGGCGTCGGTGGCGGCCGTGGTGCTTGGCGCTTCGTTGTTGGCTCGTGCCGGGGCGGGGGCGGGCGGTGCGGCGGAGGCGAGCGAGGGCGCGGACCTGCGCGCCGAGGCGGGCGAGACGCTGGTGCTTGCGGTGCCGGATGCGACCACGGTGGCGCGGGCGGTGGTGGCGGTGCTGGCGCTTTTCGCCAGTGTGCTGATCACGGTGGAGGGACCCAGCCTCGGACACTGGCAGACGCCGTCGACGATTGCGCGCGAGCTCGGGGGGCGCAAGAGCGGGCCGCGCTGCGACGCCGTCTATCCGGACGATCTCCGCGAGGACGAGGCGGCGCTACTGGTGAAGGATTGCGAGGAAGAAATCGCCGCCGTGGAGCGGTTTTTCGGCGCGCGCGGCCCCGAGCGCATCACGGCGTTCTTCTTTCGCGACGCCGGCGAGAAGAAGCGGCTCATGGGGGCAGGGGACACGTACATCGCCAAGCCCTGGCGCCACGAGGTGTACCTGCAGATGCACGCCTATCCGCACCCGGTGCTCGGGCACGAGATCGCGCATGTGGTGGCGGGCAGCTTTGGACGTGGCCCCTTTCGGGCGGCGGGCGCCTTGGGCGGCCTCTGGCCCAACCCGGGCTTGATCGAGGGCGTGGCCGTCGCAGCCTCCCCGGACGAGGACGAGCTCACCGACGAGACATGGGCGCGCGCCATGCTGGACCTCGGTATTTTGCCCTCGCTGAAGTCGATCTTTTCCATCGACTTTCTCGGCCAATCCGCCTCCAAGAGCTACACGGTCGCCGGCGCCTTCATCCGCTGGATGGTGGACCACTATGGGGTGGCCCACGTCCGCGCCATCTACGGAGGCGCCAGCACCGAGCAAGCCGTCGGCAAGAGCTGGGACGCCCTCGACCTCGAGTTCCGCGCGCACCTCGGGAGCATCCCCTTTCCGCCGGAGGCGCGCTCGTACGCCAAGGCCAAGTTCGACCGCCCGGCCATCTTCGGCCGCCGCTGCCCGCACGTGGTCGATGCGCTCCTGCACGAGGCGGACGTCTGCCGCGAGTCGCGCCGCGAAGAAAAGGCGCTCGCTCTCTACGCCGACGTTCTCGCGCGCGATCCCGAATCGCACGCCGCGCGCTACGGTCGCGCCCTCGTGGATCTGCGCGATCCGGGGCGTAGCGCGGAAGGGCGTGCCGCGCTGGAGCGCATCGCGGAGGATGCCGGGACGCCACGCACCTTCCGGGACCGTGCCGAGGAGGCCATCGCCGACTGGGATTTTTTGGCCGGCGCATACGAGGCGGCATCCCGCCGCTACGAGCGGCTCGCCGCGCAAACGGTCGACGAGGACATGGCGCGAACCTTGGAGGTCAAGGCGCTGGCCGCCCGCGATCCCGCGGCCCAGAAGCCCATGGCGTCGTTTCTCCTCGGCGCCCCCCATCGCCCCTCCGACCCATTGCTCTCGGGCGCAAGGCTCGGCGCCTGGTCCGCCCAGACGCACGATCCGCTCGCCGACTACATCCTCGGAAAGAACATCAGCCAGCACGGCTGGTACGAAGAGGGCCTCCCATACCTCGAACGCGCGCTCTCGGCGGATCCCGACGCGCTCCGTTCCGTGCGGGTGCGGCGCGAGCTCCTCCGCTCGCTCGCTCAATCGGCATGTGCCTTGGGCGATCGCGCCCGCATCGCGCATCTGCGCGACGAGCTTACCGGCCCCGGCACACCTTTCCGCAATCCCAGCAGCGGCCGCCTCGAGTCCGTCGTGAACCTGTTAACCCGCTGCTCCACGCCCTGAGACGAAAATCCGTGCACGCCGTGTGCGAACTGATTGACAAGTGGGAGCCCGGTCGGGCATGAATCGCCCCCGTAGCCCAGGTAGCTCAGTTGGTAGAGCAGGGGACTGAAAATCCCCGTGTCGGCGGTTCGATTCCGTCCCTGGGCACTGCGATTGGCCGTGTTTTTCCGTGCGAATCGCAGTTTCAGGTAAAGGGTACGAGTTTTGCTCCCCTTGTCTGGAACCTCCTGGTTTGTCCTGATTGCCGTACAAATTCGGCACAGTATTTCGGACCACGCCGGCGCCGATCGAACCCGTGGTAAGGGCGATCTGCGCGGCCGTGACGTGTGCCTGGCGGCGCGCGGTGGTCTTGCCGTAGACGAGGTTGACCATCTTCGTGTCCTTGTGCCCCATGTCGAGCGCGATCAGATGCGGAGCCACGCCGTACATGTTGAGCCACTGGCTATGCGTGCGGCGTAGGTCGTTCGGGGAGCAGCGCGGGATCCCGGCGCGATCGCACGCTTCGTTCAGGCGATGGCGGAAGTTCCCTTCTCGGTTCAGGAACAGGAGCAAGTCCGCGCCGTCGCCATGCTGCCGGGCAAACTCCAGCAGGTACGCAAACGCGAGGAGGTGGGTCGGCACCTCACGGAAACGCTCGTCGTTCTTCGAGCCGCGGACCTTCACAAAGGACCCATCCGGCTCGATGTCGTCCTTCCGCGCGCGCCAGATGGCGGACCATTCGGCGCTGGTCGCGATGCTGTAGGCCACGATCGCGAAGAGCTCGTGGCCGCGCATGGGGCCTTCGCTCCCGCCGCGGTACTTCGTGGGGCGAACCATCGCGTGATAGAGCTTCAGGACTTCTTCGAACGTCAACCAGCGTTCCTTGGGCTTGTAGCTGCCCGAGAACGCGATCGGAAAAACTTCGTCGATGTCGCTACTCCAGAGCCCGCGCCGCTTCGCGATCTTCATGGCGGATCGCCACGTTGTCAGCTCCTTGTGGATCGTGTTGTCCTCCACGCCATCACCTCTACGTTGGGTGACGTAGTCGTCCACGAGTCCCGCCTCGACCTCACGGAGAAAGATCGGCGCCTCCTTCGGGCGCTTCAAAATCTCGGGTAGCGCG contains these protein-coding regions:
- the tsaB gene encoding tRNA (adenosine(37)-N6)-threonylcarbamoyltransferase complex dimerization subunit type 1 TsaB: MRIVAVDTSTALGSVALLEDGAVVFESERRLSNAHGESLLLAIDEGMKHLGWRPGDVDRWGVGIGPGSFTGTRIGVATVKGIGLATGREVVAVSSFEAVHFGLSLLPGELAVSMLPAMHGEVFVQIADDEPMHLPVATAAATVLERVHARAAGSKLVVAGSGALLVAWATNEGVRLVTEAPHDVPRAAAIARIAADRAKSDDSAEVEPLYVRPPDITVPAKPAPATKSSS
- a CDS encoding PA14 domain-containing protein, coding for MSVAVAGCQASFKASTGGEATANNPPPPYNEPQQPGSAPRAAPMPGYYNPGTTTPPPNPGAPRYTLPGGETVPIITSPNVFGNGSSTSDALRGFVYTLPAGTQRLPDLSTLKPVGVVFTRTLDIPQRDFREGFPGIDNGRNEWFAIRYEGTFNVSKTAPYSFRLRTDDGSNLYIDDVKLIDNDGLHGAAGGAKIITLSAGTHRIRLDYFQGPGPSMALQVFTSEVDRPERSFTTSF
- the lon gene encoding endopeptidase La; the encoded protein is MVPILPLRNSVVFPASVVPINVGRARSVRLVEDLLGQERAVVGIVSQRDAEVDEPAFGDLYDVGTVARVVKVIRLGPSNYSVVLHGVSRLKIVSPLGLEPYMRARIRRIPENLERDVELDALGASLRESMREALALMPNLPKETAGILDNVRESGALADLIASNLTAEQATVADKQRILEIFDAKTRVRAVASIVGKQLELLRVRREISTMVADEGKSQRELILRQQMKSIKQELGEGGEDDEVEELRERLRLAQLSEDAQKIAKKQLSRLSGMQQQSAEYNVTRSYLEWLADMPWAKTTHDKLDVADVRRCLDEDHFGLEKVKKRIVEYIAVRKLRADKKGPILCFIGPPGVGKTSLGRSIARSMGRRYHRIALGGVRDEAEIRGHRRTYVGALPGRIVQGLKKVGVKNPVFVLDEVDKLGVDMMGDPAAALLEVLDPAQNSTFQDHYLDTPFDLSQITFLATANNPETIPAPLWDRLEVIEVPGYTRMEKRSIAREFLCPKQLSAHGLTPERLEFTEEGIETVVDNYTREAGVRGLEREIGSVCRHVAMRLAEGEDVHERATTEMVEKVLGAPRYSRETAEDQLVPGVATGLAWTPSGGDVLFIEATRMPGKGQVVVTGNLKAVMQESATAAVTFVRSKASSLGLEAEFLRSIDLHLHIPKGGTPKDGPSAGITMFSAVASLLLHCPVKREVAMTGELTLRGNVLPVGGIKEKLLAAHRAGMKEVLIPARNERDLDDVPKDVLSELHIHLIKRVDEILPLVLEPPVSAPPDTPSTPPPAPDADGDDGVNAA